GGGACCTAAGGTAAAACCAAGTGAtacttgtctaaaaaaaaagaaagaaagaaagaaagaaagaaagaaagaaagaaagaaaggaagaaaaagtgtaatgataaatgattcctaatgatattctgctatactcatagattagtgccttgTTCAGCTATGATAAGAGAAGCTTTCTACTGAAGTAGATGGGAGCAAATATAgaaacccatagccaaacattatgTAGAGGGTGAGAGATCTCAGAACACTCTCCACCcaatctctcccctcagagctcagggaatccctcccctcagggatcAGGGAATCCCTCAGAAGAAGatgtaaaaagaatgaaagagccagaggaaatggaggacaccaagaaaacaagtccctctaaatcaacatgagcaaagcgcGTGTGAACTCACATACAGgcaacatgcacagggcctgcacaggtctgcaccgggtcctctgtgtatatattatactCTCCAATTTAGtgcttttatgggattcctgagtatgtgaacaagtgggtctctgactcttgtgccttctcttaaaCTCCTTTTCCTTCTGGTGGTTTGTCTTATCCAACTTTGTTGTGAATATATATAACATTTTACTTTGTTATATTTAAAAGATGAatgaatggggctggagagatggctcagaggttaagagcactgactggctgctcttccagaggtcctgagttcaattcccaacaaccacacagtggctcacaaccatctgtaatgagatctggtgccctcttttggtatagatgaaaacaaagcactcatatacataaagtaagtaaataaatattttttaaaaaaatgaatgaatgaatgaattaaataaataaatacaaggtaACTACTGGGGTAAAGGCTAACTGAATTGTCACTTacacctgctgggagagggaaaaccaGTTTTCTCCTGTGGAGTGACAATGGGTTTAACAACCACTCCAGGACAGGCTGCCTTAGTGAGCCTCCATGGAGAGCAGCACTTGCAATCTCTTTCCGCTCAAACTGTAAGCTTCTCCTCCTTGCTCCTACAGTGCAACTTAAAGACAGTACTGCCTTTGTGGCTGGATCACCACCTGGGCTTTCAGTTTAAGTATGCAATTGATCAAATCTGTAATGAGTGCAGCACCTGGTGACTGACTTGTTTGAGGTCCCAGTGCTTACACTGGATATGAACAGCAACCTCCTTGATCTAACGACATATTATTGGCTTGAGATCTGATTCTTGTTCCCTTCCCTCAAGTAGTATTCAGAATTCTAATATTGAAAATTTGTGCAGATTTGTGTGGAACAAAGCCTAgggggaaagaaatgaaaactgtagATTGGATAGTAATCTGTGTTTATCATTAACAATAATGTATTTGGGGGTGGTTTTGGTGTCATAATTTCCTTTAGTTGGTGTTTTACTTCAAATTCATTTCTGTCCTACAATGCAAGTTTCAATAAAAGTttgcttaatttaaaaagaaaaagatgctgcCGCTGTTGCTTTCCTGTCACAGCAGTcctccttgaatttctgatgtCTGATCACCCCTTAAGTGAAATATCAAATGTCTGTGTTTCTGACCCTTAACTATGTTTTCTCCCTGAGCCCCTGTGTGCTTCTCAGACACTTTTCCAGGTAAGGAAGGAGAGTTTGGAAGAAGTTCCTCTGTCCCAGCCACTCTTCCTTACAACATACCTTGTGTGCCAAAGTACTGTTTTCTGAGGATGACTAACTTATAAGTAGACAACATAAGAATAGCTTAGCAAGTGgggcagtgatggcgcatgcctttaatcacaaaaCTCGGGAAGCAGAGCCctgaagatctctgagtttgaggccagcctggtctatagagtgagttccaggacagccagggctacacagagtaaccctctttcaaaaaacaaaacaaaacaaaacaaacaaacaaacaaaaacaaaacaaaacaaaaataaaaaacagaatagcCTAGCAACCTAGGACTCCACTTGGCTTGGACTATGCACACACCCCTCTCATAGTGCACTTGGGCTATGCACACATACTTTGTCTCTAAACAATATACCTAGCAATAGTGTAAAAAGGGGAAGCACTGGGCCGATGAATGCCAATCAGTTAAAGATATCAACGGCCAGCCGCTTGATGTGGGATTCAATGGTGCCAGGCCAAAAAACGGCCAACGGGCCACCCGTCCCCAGGGCCCTCGAATATATGGGGCTATGGAGGATCAGAGCAGTGGGACCAAAACTCAGTGGTCGTCCCTTCGGCCACCAAGGGACCAAGGAGAGCCACTGAGGGTTCAGCAGGATTGGACCTCTGTTCCACCACCAGACTCGTATTAACTCCCCAGATGGGGGTCCAATTGATAGAGTCAGACTTTCAGGGTCCCTTAGAACCAGGCACAGTTGGGCTCCTTCTAGGGAGATCTTTTTCAGCTTTGAGAGGCCTTAGAATCCACCCAGGGGTGATTGATCCCGATTACACTGGAGTGGTGAAGATCATGGTAGAGTCCCCTAGAGGCATTACAGCCATCTCCCCTGGAGATAGGATAACTCAGTTGATACTTTTGCCTAGcctgcatgagtgttttgctgcacaagacaaagaaagagggaaaagcgGCTTCGGATCCACAGGAACAGATTTGACTTTTCTGTCCCTAGATTTGGACCAAAGACCAGTTTTGGAACTTAATATAGATGGAAAAAGGATCCTAGGCCTATTAGATAAGGGGGCAGATAGAAGCATTATTGCCAAGAAAGACTGGCCTACAGGCTGGCCCGTACAAGTCTCTTCTCAAACCCTACAAGGGCTAGGTTATGCAAAGACTCCAGACATGAGTGCAAGACAGTTACAGTGGAAAGATGAGGAAGGTCATTCTGGAGTTATGCAGCCTTATGTTTTGGAACTTCCTGTTTCCCTATGGGGAAGGGATCTTCTAAAAGACATGGGTTTTAAGTTGAGCAACGAATATTCCCCTACTTCTCAAAAAATTATGAAGAACATGGGATACCATCCCAATTATGGAATAGGGAAATATTTACAAGGAAGAAAGCATCCTGTTCAAACGCAACAAAGAAATCCTAGGCAAGGtttgggtttttcctaggggccgCTGAGGAAGGAATTCCCattacttggaagacagaggagcCAGTGTGGGTTCCTCAGTAGCCACTGTCCTCTGAAAAGCTCAGCGCAGCCAAAGACCTTGTGGCTGAACAACTGTCATTGGGACACATTAAGCCATCAGTGTCTCCATGGAACACCCCTATTTTTGTGATTAAGAAAAGGTCTGGAAAAATGGTGCCTGCTACATGACCTAAGAGCCATTAACAATCAGATGCAGATTATGGGTGCGGGCCTGATCCCGTGCTGACATGGGCacgaggttctgtttgtgtttttccacaggaccaaCAGGATCCGGTGTGGGTGCCAGAACGATTGATCAGGAAAATCCAACATGAGGAACACCATGAGTGTCAACGTGGTGATGCTTCTGCTCCTTCCCATGATGAGTCAACTGGGGATGGCAGAGCAGAGATGGGGGATGTATAATGCAGGGGTTTTCCCATGCCTTTTAACCACCAATCgaagtttaaaagattatctcagtttctattacagaattggtcatccgagtttgaagacaccatgagagaACTCTGGATGGCTAtcgtgcatgtgaattccacccgaATAGACCTATCCCTTTCGAGCAgcctgacttcctggttgaacTCCGCCATGGATCATTTGAAAGAGTGGGCGGGCATGGGAGCGTTAGCAGGCCTCTTGATTATGGTCTCCCTGGTTtgcctgtggtgtatatgcaGGATTAGGTCTTCGAAAAAGTGTGATGCAGCTATGATTATTCAAGCCTTTACTGCCATAGAGGCAGGGCAGTCCCCCCAGGCCTGGTTGGCCACTATTAAGAACTAAAATGCTCTCTTAAGCGGGGTGGGAGGCTAAGCACTGCACGAGGGTTTGTTTGTATGCCGCTAGGCTGCCCTCGGAAGACAAGCCCGATTGCATGAAGGTTGTACCCAAGATCCTTCCCCTGGGAAAATAGGTACGGGATGGGTTTGGGTCACCGCAGGCGTAGAGTTTGTGGGTGTCACCAATATATTATCCCTTGTTTGCACACCGGGAATCGGGCCTCTATCTTCACCtgctctgttttttaataaagaagggggaactgtggagagctgcgatgcgaTGCGCCagaagatggcgccggtttccgccttccaccatcccgagggtgagcactctctggaataaacaactccttatttggcttggtctaagattcaaacttgcatcagcaaatgcgagcctatccgccaTGTggtgttctggggttggctggcaagagtgctttaaAGCTGTGGGGGGCCTTGCGGCTTCCTTGCTGGTCAAGGCAGTcatgacacaaaacaaaaaacagaaaaaaaaaaagaatcacctaTGCAATCAAACTCTTCCTTCTCTTAAATTCCATAAAAGCAAGTGCCAAACAGTAGTTGGGGACTTTGTGTTCCTTTGCACATGTGGCCCACTGTTATTATTCTAATggcattctttctttctgatcTATACTATCACTTTGCTTTGAATAAAGTGTCCTACTTTGCAAATCTGTGTGTGCAAAATTTCAATGTTTTGAATAAGATGTCAAGAACGTGGAAGTACCAAACCCAGATTCTGGGCCACCAGTAACACCAGTAATACCTACACAGTTAGGTGTAGTAACCAGTACAACTACACAGTTATGAAGAAAAGAGCCAAGCCAGCAGGCTGGTATAGAGAGAGTGATTATGAAGTGAAAATAGGGAACAGGCACAGCTTGTAAATGTGACATTCAGACCCAGCCTTTAAAGGTGACCACACACCCTCTTCAACAAACTAAATTATCATGTAAGGTTCTCTTATGGAATGGAGGGCTTTGTGATGCCATCCAGTGGCCCAATTCTATCCTCTGTGAGGTGGGCGTGACAAGGCTCAGCCCTGGAAGATATGGGCACTGGGACTCTGAATGTCCTAGGAGTAGGGATGGCTGTTCTCCTTATGTTAATGAGGTTTGGACCATGTTGAGCTATATCTACTTTCTGTGGGACATTGAATATCCCTTATATGTCTATTTCTACATCTTCATCATTATCCTAATTATCTGGCAAGTGAAACAGAATTATCAAGGATTGAAGTGGGAACAAAAAAGGAGCTGCTGCCGGGTAGGAAACTCTTTGACCACTACTGAGCTAGCTGAGAAACTTTCAAGTTCCAGTGTTTGCCCACCTTCCACTCATGACCTCACTACCCCTGTCTCACTTTGAATAGGATACTTTCTTCCGTGAGGCTGGAAGCCTTCCCTTATCAGGAATTTCATGAGGCATAAGCCAAAAACCTTTTTATTGGCTTGAATAGAAGACTACCATTATCTCAGATTTCCCAGTACAGGAGAATTTCCCAGTTTAATTTGTTATGTCGTTTATATGTGGAAGGTCTTTTGTATAAGAATGCATATTATAATGTGTCTATTGTTTTATTCGCAATTTCCAGTAGAGCTTCACTCAGTAATTGGATAGGAAATGGAGTTCAGATCGGTTTCCACGAGAACCAGAAGACTCAGAGAAGGGAGGTCGGGGTGAAAAGCGTGGAGCATAGCAAAGAGCAGTATAGGACAGTGGCAAAATTGCACATGGATAattgaaaggaagaaggaaatatttATGATCTTTGCCACATTACagacatgaagaagaaaatggagtcCTAACTTCACAatgtaatatttttctctttaagcgCCACCAAAAAGTCAGGCAAAGGGCTAGAGATGCAGCAACACAAGGTAAAGTCCCCGCGTCTCCTGACCCCTTCCCCGGGGAGAGCTCCCACCTCCTCTTATCCATGACCCTGCCCAGTGCCAAGTGCTCCAACTTCTGAGGCTCCAGAGCCACTAACTGGTGAAAGGAAAGTTCTGTATGGAAATCAGAAAGTAAGACtgttaaaaaaaagtctcaacCTTACTCCCCTGACAACAAAGAATTGAGGAATGAAGATATCCTTAACAGTCATTTACCAGAATTCATTTCACCTGTAAGGGACAGTGCACTATAAATGGAGATGCTATAAGCAAACGTGCTGTAGAACACTAAGTCTAGGTGCTCAGATTCCTCTTGCTGAGCTTAAGACTTAGCATTCAGATCCCCATAGAACATCCCTAAAATGCTCATTCACCACATAACACTGTGTCCTAATTCCTCAGCCAGGAGACTTACCCAAGAAGAATCTGAGAAGCCATGGGAGCTGCTCTCTATCATGAAAAGGTGACCTCTTGACCTCTGCAGTCTCTTAGCTGTAATGATTTTTAGGCCTACTCTGGGTCAGGGGTGAGAAAAGGGGTAACTCTTCCTATTCCCATCTATCTCCAGTCTGCCCACAAAATCTATCATTTCCCTTTCCCAAGGAGATCCATGCATTCcaccttgagccctccttgttacttagcctctcagGGTCTGCAGGCTGTAGCATGGTTATCTTTCACTTAACAGTTTATGTCCACTTaggagtgagtacacaccatgtgtgtctttctgggtctgggttacctcactcagaaagttccattcatttgcctgctaatttaatgctctttttctgaagggaagcaggggaggagtggatcttggagagaagggagggaagactgggaggagaggagaaggtaaaactcaggatgtaatatatgagaggagaaagaaagggggtggggatgaCCGGTAGGAGGAGAAACACACTGGTTAGGCAGCTGAGAGGGTtgtgagggcagagacaggagggaagaGCCACCCAGTACCCACTGCTGTTAGGATCTCAGCAGCTCTGCAGTTCAGAACTGACTAGTGCACACTTTGCAAAGGACATTGCCTGTGTTGCACTCAGACACCAAATTGTCAAGAGGcaaaagtttctgttctgcctggtcccacagccatttagttccAATAAGCACatggaggcttatattaattataaactggtcAATGGCCTAGGCTTATTATTGGCTAGTTGTCTcttacttattaacccatttctattaatctgtgtatctctgcatTGTCTTGGCTTATTGGTGATGCCCAGCCCTCTTGCTTcattggcagctacatggcatctccctcactGCTCaatctctctgtttcccttccctgaattctcctagtctggtagccccacctactTCCTggactggctactggccagtcagcatttatccatcaaccaataagagaaatatatattcacaacatatagaaagacatcccccatcaagaaTGGAGTTAGCATAAAGAAGTCACATGTCATACCTGCTTCCAGCTACTCCCTTTCAAGGGCAAAAAGCCCTGGGGCTACCTGGACCCCACTGACATTACCTCCTGTTGTCTGTCTGGGGGCGGGGGAGCAGTTGCTGGGACACCTTCAGCCCATCATCATATCCTCTACTTAATTTCTAGAGAGTGTGAATGTTCCCCAATGATTTCCTGGGTACAGCAGCAGGGACATCCCATATTTTGAGTGGTTCCCACAAGGACCTCATTTGCCAGTGCCAGCTCAGAAGTGTGGGACTGGAGGAAAGGGCACAGCAATCCCCAGATACATTCCTCCAAGGAGCTAGATGTCATTCCATCATTAATGGTGGCTATTTTTCTCTTCCTAGCCAAAGCTGGCTCCCCACAGAGGGAAATGTGCGGCAGCTCCTGTGTGTAGATCCCTGCTGCCATATTTGTGATTCTGCAACTCTAGAGATTCAGCAGTTGCTGGAGAGTGATAAAAGCCAGATCTCCCCTGCTTTGCCAGAACTGCCACAGGTCTCTTCTTGCCTGGACATGTTGCCCATATCCAGTGTGCCTTTTGACGATAATACGAAGTTTTACTCCAGGCACTCCACAGACTTTGCACTGGTACCTGTGACCCAAATGCCAATGGAACACTCAACACAGTCAGTCAATGCAGTTGGCATTCAACAAGTCTGTGATGATCATTTCCAGGTAGGACAGGAATTTGATCAGTCAGACATGGCCATGGTCTCTGAGGCTGTGGCTTCTTCAAGTCTTAGGGGGTCTGTGGTTTTAGTGAATGCTGGACAGTCAATGCACAGCAATCTAATCTATGTCCAGCAGATCCAAGGCTATCATCAGTCTTTGAATTCACAGATCCCTTTTCAGACCCTGAACCCAGAGAGTACTCATGTCACACATCCTGTGTCCCTGTCTGTTGTCAACATTCTCCCGCAGCCATTCCTCAGTCCTTCAGTGGTAAGGCTTCTTGAGCTACATGTGAAAAAACTGATGCATTCCCAAAGGTGGGGGCTCCCAAGACGTGTGGAGGAGTCCCTAAGTCAACTAATGCCAAACCCACCAATGTATTTCCAGCCTGAAAACAACCGGCCAGTTTCTTTTATCCTGAATAATACTTCTCAAGACTGTGGTAATAGGTTTGGGAGTATTTCCCACCAGACCTGGTACTCATATACAGACAGCCAACCTATGCAGACCTTTTGGGTTTCTGAGTGGTCTAATGTGGAACCAGAACAAAAAACACACTGTAAACAAATCCCAAGCCCTGGGAGAAAGCCCTTATTCACTCCTGACCATAATGTTGCCCATGGCATCTGTCTGCAGCCTGAGGGACAGGCTAAGGAACCCAGGGACAATTTTCAGAAGAAATTTACCCAGTTATTCTGTGGCCTCCCTTCTATGCACAGTGAATCCTTGGTTACTACCTTCCTAGGCACTCGAGGTCTCTCCAAGGACTCATCTAGACCCTCCTGCGAAGATCCTCATCTCTTGAAAGAGTCCTCAACCTTGCCCTTGCTGCCCTACACTCCACCTATGGcagcccctcctccttcctcagttTCTCCAAATGAGTGTTTATATGAGCATAAAGAGGCTCAGATCACCGTGCCATTTTTGACTCTGGCCGAGTGTAAAACCTTGGAATGGCACCTTCTACAAAGACAGCTGCAGCTTCAGTGGGGCCTACCAGCTGTCATACCTGGATCTCCCTATATGCCGAGCTACATACAGTACAGGCCATGTAATAAGGCAAAGCCACGCGAGACTTTAAAAGCCACCTGGCCAGGAAAGTGCTTCTCGGTCCTCACCAGAGACCTTTTCTTTGTCCCAGAGCACGTGCGCAGGCTGCTGGAATTCCACCTGCAGAAGCAGCTGATCCACATCCGCTGGGGCCTGCCCCAGAGGATCCAGCGCTCCATTCACCTGCTCCTGTCCTCTGCTAACAAACACGCCCTGTCCCGCAGCCGCAGCCGGGCACTATCCAGTGTGAGCATCCCAAAGCCAGGCAGCCCAGAGGCTGATGGGTCTGGTGACAGGTTCGCATCTGCAGTGGACAAAGGGCCAATCCTCATGCCTCACTTGTTTGTCCAGGCAAAGGCAAAGTTAAAGAGCCACGTTGATTCTAAATGTGATCAGATCCACCATGACAAGGTCCCTGCCTGTGTCCAACGCTCCTGGGAATTCTGCAGGTGCTTGTCAGCAGGGACTCCCTTCCCAAGCGTCCCACCAGGCCAGTCCCTGAAGCCACAGGCAGAAAATAAACCTGACCTACATCACAAAGTTGTCCCTCAGGAACCAACGAGTGACCAGGAGGAGCGGCCCGTATCATGCGCTTTCATTGAACACTGTAAGAGACCCCAATCCCTATCTGAGGAAACCATTAAGAAACTGGAGACAACTTTAAGACATAAGTATCTGGCCTTCCTGTCAGGTCTGCCTGCCCTTTACTGTGTGGCTCCTTCtagagctacatccccagctgtTGGCCAGTTTGCAGTCACAGAGATTGTAGTTAAAAAGCCACAGAAATCCCTAACACAGGTGACCTCACTTGAAGACCCACGTCTGAGTAGGCTTGAGCCTTGTCCTCGGGATGACATCAAAGCTTCAAGCCCTTGTCCTCGGGATGACATCAAGGCTTCAAGCCCTTGTCCTCGGGATGTCATCAAGGCGTCAAGCCCTTGTCCTCGGGATGACATCAAGGCGTCAAGCCCTTGTCCTCGGGATGACATCAAGGCGTCAAGCCCTTGTCCTCGGGATGACAGCAAGGCGTCAAGCCCTTGTCCTCGGGATGACAGCAAGGCGTCAAGCCCTTGTCCTCGGGATGACGTCAAGGCGTCAAGCCCTTGTCCTCGGGATGACGTCAAGGCGTCAAGCCCTTGTCCTCGGGATGACATCAAGGCTTCAAGCCCTTGTCCTCGGGATGACATCAAGGCGTCAAGCCCTTGTCCTCGGGATGACAGCAAGGCGTCAAGCCCTTGTCCTCATGATGACATCGAGATGTTACACCCTTGTTCCCGGGATGACAGCGAGGTGTCTGCAGACATTACAGAAGAGGTACAGCCTGAAGTGcaggtgga
This DNA window, taken from Cricetulus griseus strain 17A/GY chromosome 2, alternate assembly CriGri-PICRH-1.0, whole genome shotgun sequence, encodes the following:
- the Fam205a gene encoding protein FAM205A isoform X2, which encodes MLSYIYFLWDIEYPLYVYFYIFIIILIIWQVKQNYQGLKWEQKRSCCRRHQKVRQRARDAATQARRLTQEESEKPWELLSIMKSQSWLPTEGNVRQLLCVDPCCHICDSATLEIQQLLESDKSQISPALPELPQVSSCLDMLPISSVPFDDNTKFYSRHSTDFALVPVTQMPMEHSTQSVNAVGIQQVCDDHFQVGQEFDQSDMAMVSEAVASSSLRGSVVLVNAGQSMHSNLIYVQQIQGYHQSLNSQIPFQTLNPESTHVTHPVSLSVVNILPQPFLSPSVVRLLELHVKKLMHSQRWGLPRRVEESLSQLMPNPPMYFQPENNRPVSFILNNTSQDCGNRFGSISHQTWYSYTDSQPMQTFWVSEWSNVEPEQKTHCKQIPSPGRKPLFTPDHNVAHGICLQPEGQAKEPRDNFQKKFTQLFCGLPSMHSESLVTTFLGTRGLSKDSSRPSCEDPHLLKESSTLPLLPYTPPMAAPPPSSVSPNECLYEHKEAQITVPFLTLAECKTLEWHLLQRQLQLQWGLPAVIPGSPYMPSYIQYRPCNKAKPRETLKATWPGKCFSVLTRDLFFVPEHVRRLLEFHLQKQLIHIRWGLPQRIQRSIHLLLSSANKHALSRSRSRALSSVSIPKPGSPEADGSGDRFASAVDKGPILMPHLFVQAKAKLKSHVDSKCDQIHHDKVPACVQRSWEFCRCLSAGTPFPSVPPGQSLKPQAENKPDLHHKVVPQEPTSDQEERPVSCAFIEHCKRPQSLSEETIKKLETTLRHKYLAFLSGLPALYCVAPSRATSPAVGQFAVTEIVVKKPQKSLTQVTSLEDPRLSRLEPCPRDDSEVSADITEEVQPEVQVEGKTEMVPLESQTPSPSSLNTELVARLSFHLKKKVLEIKLGIPITARELQEPNAVGSGTEHPQELVGSLSIPESIELQKLPDSGDLPPAPDASTDHRKKQPATAVQAVCHQRKKPSSKAVSQGSVHWNSKASQLRNVTKAQVPCVQTETSGEKPNLEEALSTEPHGPGKSKYSDHVPKLTGKSQEPGKPKAVGDFGEGDTGLGFSPTSEGTHHDEDQEPEKGPVHGTPEGSSQHSHSFHPEDPCPPSPQNTPELEFPDPPPEVFMEREPELDTQDSQTKANAIQEHARIAEVPQPVASWASRNIPFPRPPVQGKTFQGQTRQDRISRGRERGRGRERGQVMPTSPHASPSLQEVGLKNKVKSFLQSINPKIKGKTHVEPMVSTPAKVAKTSKENVGKGLPQAKSPTQKTKAENCRGPKAQSAPAEKSVIASFLTAPHILDSKLRPHSGQHGSVSISGQSPRHCPRHCPKLAYATQHRNPP